A single genomic interval of Halomonas sp. GT harbors:
- a CDS encoding transporter substrate-binding domain-containing protein produces MPRSHVGIATALTSLLFAVPAYSDNPLRLAVDVPFEPFEYRLPDGTLTGFEVELGEEVCRRIQRECEWVEQGWDGIIPGLLARKYDAIMSSMAITDARREQVLFSEPYYSNPSVWVTQEGNEVNIEDHDALEGLSVGVQRGTIRDEYITDTYGDLVDVRRYATGEDLAVDIRTGRLDAAFMYYPLALSSLEVNAEGSGIVTSSPLIREPKHYFGHGVAAAFHPRNEALAEQFNEALREIKQDGTYDELMNKYVDYDIKI; encoded by the coding sequence ATGCCCCGCAGCCACGTAGGAATAGCAACGGCACTTACATCACTGCTATTCGCCGTTCCGGCCTACTCCGATAACCCACTTCGTCTCGCTGTTGATGTTCCCTTTGAGCCTTTTGAGTATCGTTTGCCCGACGGCACCTTAACAGGCTTTGAAGTGGAGCTGGGTGAAGAAGTATGTCGACGCATCCAGCGTGAGTGCGAATGGGTAGAGCAAGGCTGGGACGGCATCATCCCCGGCTTATTAGCACGAAAATACGACGCCATCATGTCCTCAATGGCAATCACCGATGCACGCCGCGAACAAGTACTGTTCTCAGAACCCTACTACAGCAACCCTAGTGTATGGGTAACTCAGGAAGGCAACGAGGTCAATATTGAGGATCATGACGCCCTTGAGGGCCTATCGGTAGGCGTTCAGCGTGGGACCATCCGTGATGAGTACATTACCGATACCTATGGCGATCTCGTTGACGTACGCCGCTATGCAACGGGTGAAGATCTCGCAGTGGACATTAGAACAGGTCGCTTAGACGCAGCGTTTATGTATTACCCGCTAGCGTTGTCATCGCTTGAAGTTAACGCTGAAGGCAGTGGGATTGTTACCAGCTCGCCGCTAATACGCGAGCCCAAGCACTACTTCGGGCATGGCGTGGCGGCAGCCTTTCACCCTCGTAACGAAGCCCTGGCGGAGCAGTTCAATGAGGCACTGCGAGAGATCAAGCAAGACGGCACCTACGACGAGCTAATGAACAAATACGTCGACTACGATATCAAAATCTAA
- a CDS encoding type II toxin-antitoxin system HipA family toxin encodes MKLTIQVHFEQAWHDAAELSLPNPEQGTRGQSRLRYATDYAVEWLFHDDLHACSMQLPIELMLTHESPHWFGFLEDIMPAGASRRFWVDYLGLHDLPVGQQDAELLARGTIAPVGNLRIKESVPDLSVKKTLEERRFPLQSVVERQVDFLEYAQQMGAASGGATGAGGEAPKLLLRLTDDDHVWIDTWQDENHRPDLPMLVKFPRGRRSTDDCDILRAEYHYYQELASLGVATIDTERMRLVEGERYPSLWLPRFDMQYLEGTWVRYGLESVYSLVGAAPGTFLHHGETIRQLVRLLGSQHRVQEQSAVFNSDLFALEWIKRDLLNIAFGNSDNHGRNTALLKRPEGIGLAPVYDFAPMKADPEGVTRTTQWGAPLEVGGEYDWRGIANTLADVVDPARVVEELRALALKLEGVDERLAARGVPTRILDMPAVGLRTINTRLKRWGLL; translated from the coding sequence GTGAAATTAACGATACAGGTTCATTTTGAACAAGCGTGGCATGATGCGGCTGAATTGTCGTTGCCTAACCCTGAACAGGGGACTCGTGGGCAGTCTCGGCTGCGCTATGCGACTGACTATGCCGTTGAGTGGCTATTTCACGATGATCTGCATGCTTGCAGTATGCAGTTGCCTATCGAGTTAATGCTGACCCATGAATCGCCACACTGGTTCGGTTTCTTAGAAGATATTATGCCAGCTGGGGCTAGCCGACGTTTTTGGGTGGATTACCTAGGTCTTCACGATTTGCCAGTCGGGCAACAGGATGCTGAATTACTGGCACGTGGCACTATCGCACCGGTCGGCAACTTACGTATCAAAGAATCAGTGCCTGATCTCTCCGTAAAGAAAACCTTAGAAGAGAGGCGTTTTCCGCTGCAAAGCGTTGTAGAGCGTCAGGTGGACTTTTTAGAGTATGCCCAACAGATGGGGGCAGCCAGTGGTGGTGCCACTGGCGCTGGTGGTGAGGCGCCAAAATTGCTGCTCAGATTGACGGACGACGACCACGTTTGGATTGATACCTGGCAGGATGAAAACCACCGACCTGACCTACCCATGCTGGTGAAATTTCCACGCGGTAGGCGCTCAACTGACGACTGCGATATCTTGCGCGCTGAATATCATTATTATCAGGAGCTTGCGTCGTTAGGGGTTGCCACGATAGATACCGAACGGATGCGTTTGGTGGAGGGGGAACGTTATCCGTCGCTGTGGCTGCCTCGATTCGACATGCAGTACCTCGAAGGCACTTGGGTGCGCTATGGTTTGGAGTCGGTTTACTCCTTGGTAGGCGCTGCGCCGGGCACTTTCCTGCATCATGGCGAAACAATTCGCCAATTGGTTCGCTTGCTGGGCTCTCAGCATCGCGTGCAAGAACAAAGCGCCGTATTCAATAGCGATCTATTTGCCTTGGAGTGGATTAAGCGTGATTTGTTGAATATCGCTTTCGGCAACTCTGATAATCATGGTCGAAATACAGCGTTGTTGAAGCGGCCCGAAGGCATTGGGCTTGCCCCCGTGTATGACTTCGCGCCTATGAAGGCTGACCCCGAGGGGGTAACACGAACAACGCAATGGGGAGCGCCTCTGGAAGTTGGCGGAGAGTACGATTGGCGAGGAATTGCCAACACCCTGGCAGATGTTGTCGATCCAGCGCGAGTGGTGGAGGAGCTCCGTGCGCTCGCATTGAAGCTAGAGGGTGTCGATGAACGTTTGGCTGCTCGTGGGGTTCCAACCCGAATCCTTGATATGCCTGCAGTAGGCCTGCGCACTATCAATACTCGACTCAAGCGCTGGGGGTTGCTATGA
- a CDS encoding helix-turn-helix domain-containing protein: protein MKRYADDREEALVALLKRFYAGEITDGELLRALRRDVLGLNQTRYAALVGISRRTLSDLEGDKNNVTLEVKNRVFRPLGLEVSLLPRKRALLEQILTFTE, encoded by the coding sequence ATGAAGCGCTATGCTGATGATCGCGAAGAAGCCTTAGTGGCTCTGTTGAAACGGTTCTATGCGGGGGAAATCACCGATGGAGAGCTATTGCGTGCGTTACGCCGTGATGTACTGGGCCTAAACCAGACGCGTTATGCCGCATTGGTGGGCATTAGTCGACGAACCTTGTCGGACCTGGAAGGTGATAAAAATAATGTCACCCTAGAAGTTAAGAACCGCGTATTCCGGCCGCTAGGGTTAGAAGTGAGCTTGCTGCCGCGTAAACGTGCTCTGTTGGAGCAGATATTGACGTTCACCGAGTAA
- a CDS encoding PilZ domain-containing protein, producing the protein MLSPAQHQNPSANIIRSLLKHTNELSVYSKDMPYALTAEVIELNLSTGHMVLGVEYAGLDIARYFAHGSVNFDLEALKGAHTMERETYSLSNVTAKLQKSDSNHYRLECQLPESVFVQENRGAVRIPFILGMLARVGLEVYSNNLHVLGRLRNLSIGGCMVDIDLADSVAIGINQNIPGVTLEFPNGESFFAEGRICHMRPFGNHGYAAVGVQFINLSTSQAETLFQFVNESEREAAYRTGSNDKLTYHSSLFIPGLKEKKILQREAQEREKQGRQPPMERGVMDVAHQLQVALMYMKNRDLFPSEILYDCVDTLRYLVEQDRKAFLYALAYLREEPDWVRHAVQVTGLLADLLLSRDPHDPQVREAMLGALLHTAGKPLLVSEELPSLKVNMNPAQKLILSGHVEELLNKLHMLGWKPSPTCLDVIENANERLDGSGYPAAKRSHHLSKLIRLIAVIKVVNKLLHSRNGEPAHSPLDAYRIVSNADTAYDKTVLVEYIQVYGLYPIGCLAKYSGSFLAWIMDVDAKGMPNQVHIVKNLRFPETNISSVISHSDIAQIGKLEGIVTPVDYGVKVLKI; encoded by the coding sequence ATGCTCTCTCCCGCCCAGCACCAAAATCCTTCAGCCAATATCATTCGCTCGTTGCTGAAACATACTAACGAACTCTCTGTTTATTCAAAGGACATGCCCTACGCCTTAACCGCCGAGGTTATAGAGCTAAATCTGAGCACTGGGCACATGGTGCTGGGAGTCGAATACGCAGGATTAGATATCGCGCGTTATTTTGCTCATGGCAGCGTTAACTTTGACTTAGAGGCACTGAAAGGCGCCCACACCATGGAGCGCGAAACTTACAGCCTCAGCAATGTCACTGCCAAACTACAGAAGTCTGATAGTAATCATTACCGCCTGGAGTGCCAGCTACCAGAGTCCGTGTTTGTCCAAGAAAACAGAGGCGCGGTTCGCATTCCTTTTATCCTCGGTATGCTAGCCCGCGTAGGCCTAGAGGTTTACTCCAACAATCTTCATGTGCTGGGTCGATTACGTAACCTTTCAATCGGCGGGTGTATGGTCGATATCGATTTGGCAGATAGTGTAGCAATCGGTATCAACCAGAACATTCCTGGTGTAACACTCGAATTTCCTAATGGAGAGAGTTTTTTTGCCGAGGGCAGAATCTGCCATATGCGCCCTTTTGGCAATCATGGTTATGCGGCGGTAGGCGTTCAGTTCATCAACCTGTCGACGTCACAAGCCGAAACCCTATTTCAATTCGTTAATGAGTCCGAGAGAGAGGCTGCCTACCGTACCGGATCCAATGATAAGCTGACGTATCACTCTTCCCTTTTCATTCCTGGCCTCAAAGAGAAGAAAATTTTGCAGCGAGAAGCCCAAGAGCGTGAGAAGCAAGGACGCCAGCCGCCGATGGAACGCGGTGTGATGGATGTCGCCCATCAGCTCCAGGTAGCGCTGATGTATATGAAAAATCGCGACTTATTCCCGAGCGAGATTTTATACGATTGCGTTGATACGCTTCGTTATCTTGTCGAACAGGATCGCAAGGCATTTCTGTATGCGCTGGCATACCTGAGGGAAGAACCAGACTGGGTTAGGCATGCCGTTCAGGTCACAGGTCTGCTAGCCGACTTACTACTCTCCCGGGACCCGCACGACCCGCAAGTGCGTGAAGCGATGCTCGGTGCACTGCTACACACTGCCGGCAAACCCCTGTTAGTAAGCGAAGAATTGCCATCATTGAAGGTAAACATGAACCCGGCGCAGAAGTTAATTCTCAGTGGTCATGTAGAAGAACTACTTAACAAACTTCACATGCTAGGGTGGAAGCCAAGTCCCACCTGCCTCGATGTCATTGAAAATGCTAATGAACGACTAGACGGCTCTGGCTATCCCGCAGCGAAGCGCAGCCATCATTTATCGAAGTTAATTCGTTTAATTGCGGTCATTAAAGTGGTCAACAAGCTATTACACTCGCGTAATGGAGAACCAGCGCACTCCCCACTCGATGCGTACCGTATTGTCAGTAATGCAGACACGGCCTACGACAAGACAGTGTTAGTTGAGTACATCCAAGTGTACGGCCTTTACCCTATTGGGTGCCTGGCCAAATACTCGGGCAGCTTTCTGGCCTGGATTATGGATGTCGACGCCAAAGGCATGCCAAATCAGGTTCATATTGTTAAAAATCTGCGTTTTCCTGAGACCAACATCAGTAGCGTGATTTCCCACAGCGACATAGCCCAGATTGGCAAGCTCGAAGGCATCGTCACTCCCGTTGATTATGGGGTAAAGGTACTCAAAATTTAG
- the cydB gene encoding cytochrome d ubiquinol oxidase subunit II, with protein MSIDLSLIWAAIIGFGVIMYVLMDGFDLGLGILFPFAPDEESRDVMMNSVAPVWDGNETWLVLGGAGLLGAFPLVYSVFLPALYIGVFLMLAGLIFRGISFEFRFKSKKNRRWWNRAFCWGSAIATFAQGAVVGAYIQGFAVEDFRYVGGALDWLTPFTIITGLGLMAGYALLGSTWLILKSEGHVQQWAYRITPKLLLAVLVVFGIVSLWTPIISPEVMERWLNNIHIIGIFPLLALGCAVILYRAVKRQQEGLPFVATLGLFIFTYLGLIASKWPVIVPPNYTIWDAASAPESQLFLLIGMLFVIPIVLAYTAWTYWVFRGKVKVGEGYH; from the coding sequence ATGAGTATTGATCTTTCACTCATCTGGGCTGCCATTATTGGTTTTGGCGTTATTATGTATGTCTTGATGGATGGCTTTGATCTGGGGTTGGGTATTTTGTTTCCCTTTGCCCCTGATGAAGAGTCACGTGATGTGATGATGAACTCTGTTGCCCCCGTGTGGGATGGCAATGAGACTTGGCTGGTGCTGGGCGGAGCGGGCCTGCTTGGCGCCTTTCCTCTGGTTTATTCCGTTTTCTTGCCAGCTCTCTACATCGGTGTTTTCCTAATGCTGGCTGGCTTGATCTTTCGCGGCATCTCGTTCGAGTTTCGCTTCAAGTCTAAGAAAAATCGCCGCTGGTGGAACCGTGCATTTTGTTGGGGCTCGGCCATTGCCACGTTCGCTCAAGGCGCGGTGGTCGGCGCTTACATACAAGGGTTTGCCGTCGAAGACTTTCGCTATGTCGGTGGCGCGCTGGATTGGTTGACTCCCTTTACGATAATCACGGGCCTTGGGCTGATGGCTGGCTACGCACTGCTTGGTTCAACTTGGTTGATTTTAAAATCAGAAGGCCATGTGCAGCAGTGGGCCTATCGGATAACACCAAAATTACTTTTAGCGGTACTGGTGGTATTCGGCATTGTCAGCCTCTGGACACCCATCATAAGCCCTGAAGTAATGGAACGTTGGCTAAACAATATTCACATAATTGGTATCTTCCCGCTTCTCGCTTTGGGCTGCGCAGTCATTCTTTATCGTGCTGTAAAACGCCAGCAGGAAGGTTTACCGTTTGTCGCAACTCTGGGCTTATTTATCTTTACCTACCTAGGCCTAATTGCCAGTAAGTGGCCGGTTATCGTACCGCCCAACTATACAATTTGGGATGCCGCTTCTGCACCGGAATCGCAATTGTTTTTGCTGATCGGCATGCTATTTGTAATTCCTATCGTATTGGCTTACACCGCCTGGACGTACTGGGTATTCCGCGGCAAGGTAAAAGTGGGCGAAGGGTATCATTGA
- a CDS encoding cytochrome ubiquinol oxidase subunit I, whose amino-acid sequence MELDPLLLSRLQFAFVVSFHAIFPVFTIGLASYIALLHGLFYKTENPAWDRLALFWTKVFAVVFGMGVVSGIVMSFQFGTNWSNFAYATSNFLGPVLSYEVVTAFFLEAAFLGVLLFGRNKVPEGVHLFAAIMVAVGTFISSFWILSANSWMQTPAGYELIDGRFHITSWMEALFNPSFWYRFVHMGMASFLTGGFVVAGVSAWFLLRKRDVEANKKALSMCLWLLLILAPAQAVVGDFHGLNTLEHQPTKVAAMEGNWETQTNVPLLLFAIPDKEAQTNHFEIGIPNLASLILTHHVDGEVPGLNAVPIEEQPPVIIVFWAFRVMVGIGLLMIAVALTGLCLRRKGRVYENPLFLKTLTVMIASPFLAVLGGWIVTESGRAPWLVYGVMTHAEGLTPSLTGGMALFTLIGYIAVYSVVFLTGIYYLTRVVRNGMKETQAEVEGEVERPKRPLSAAHTPFDDDLEGANA is encoded by the coding sequence ATGGAATTAGATCCTCTGTTGCTTTCAAGGCTGCAGTTCGCTTTTGTTGTATCGTTTCATGCCATTTTTCCGGTGTTTACTATCGGTCTGGCTTCCTACATCGCGCTACTGCATGGCCTCTTTTACAAAACGGAAAACCCCGCCTGGGATCGCTTGGCGCTTTTCTGGACAAAAGTGTTTGCCGTTGTGTTTGGCATGGGCGTCGTATCAGGCATTGTTATGTCGTTTCAGTTTGGTACTAACTGGAGTAACTTTGCCTACGCGACATCTAACTTCTTAGGACCTGTCCTCAGCTATGAGGTAGTGACGGCCTTTTTCCTTGAAGCTGCTTTTCTGGGCGTGCTGTTATTTGGCCGCAATAAAGTACCTGAAGGTGTGCATTTATTTGCTGCCATAATGGTTGCCGTAGGCACGTTCATATCTTCTTTCTGGATACTTTCTGCTAACAGCTGGATGCAAACCCCGGCAGGTTATGAACTAATCGATGGTCGGTTCCATATTACTTCCTGGATGGAAGCACTCTTTAACCCCTCCTTCTGGTATCGCTTCGTTCACATGGGCATGGCTTCTTTCCTAACCGGCGGATTCGTCGTCGCAGGCGTTAGCGCCTGGTTCTTATTACGTAAGCGCGATGTTGAAGCTAACAAAAAAGCGCTATCTATGTGCTTATGGCTACTACTGATTTTAGCGCCAGCGCAAGCGGTAGTCGGCGATTTTCACGGCCTGAACACCCTGGAACATCAGCCAACAAAAGTAGCCGCTATGGAGGGAAACTGGGAAACGCAAACCAATGTGCCGCTTCTGCTTTTTGCTATACCTGACAAAGAAGCCCAGACCAATCACTTTGAAATTGGCATTCCCAATCTTGCCAGCTTAATTCTGACGCACCATGTAGATGGCGAAGTACCTGGGCTTAACGCAGTACCGATAGAAGAGCAGCCTCCGGTCATCATTGTGTTTTGGGCCTTCCGCGTCATGGTAGGCATTGGCTTGCTGATGATTGCAGTTGCACTGACTGGATTATGTTTGCGTCGTAAAGGGCGTGTTTATGAAAACCCACTTTTCTTAAAAACGCTTACTGTCATGATTGCATCACCCTTCCTTGCGGTACTGGGTGGCTGGATTGTTACCGAATCAGGACGTGCACCTTGGTTAGTGTACGGCGTCATGACCCATGCGGAAGGGTTAACGCCTTCCCTTACCGGCGGTATGGCACTGTTTACCTTGATTGGCTATATCGCTGTTTACAGCGTGGTGTTTTTAACCGGCATTTATTATCTAACGCGTGTTGTGCGCAATGGTATGAAAGAAACACAGGCTGAAGTTGAAGGCGAAGTTGAACGCCCGAAACGCCCCTTATCAGCTGCACACACCCCATTTGATGATGATTTGGAAGGAGCCAACGCATGA
- a CDS encoding DUF6746 family protein, which translates to MKRTASLLLVGLISSGSLVASDSERLDHFEGKSSDSLEQAFTNLNEGNQKLAELLSQDEITDAQMGEIHMLTYTLENALQKVGEEVDTMAVLLEEVHLGSETLDHERVTSNGERYLEASSLLIE; encoded by the coding sequence ATGAAACGAACCGCTTCTCTTTTACTTGTGGGCCTAATTAGCAGTGGCTCTTTGGTTGCTAGTGACAGTGAGCGTCTTGATCACTTTGAAGGAAAATCCTCCGATAGCCTGGAACAAGCATTTACAAATTTAAATGAAGGGAATCAGAAACTTGCAGAATTGCTTTCACAAGATGAGATCACAGATGCTCAAATGGGCGAGATCCATATGCTCACTTACACGTTAGAAAACGCACTGCAAAAAGTTGGTGAAGAAGTAGATACAATGGCTGTCTTGTTAGAAGAGGTACATCTAGGATCGGAAACACTTGATCATGAGCGCGTAACAAGCAACGGTGAACGTTATTTAGAAGCGTCTTCACTGCTTATTGAATAA
- a CDS encoding hydrolase: protein MLSPPSSPLPPFRSSRWLHGGHLQTLYSPLWRTSPRLQRRRERMTLQDGDFIDVDWYGPESESAHCVLLLHGLTGSSSSLYILGQRQALAARGWQSVAVNWRGCSGEPNHRARGYHSGTSEDLADVVNQLAFRYPNKLLAAIGYSLGGNVLLKYLGEEGSNTPLKAAVAVSVPFRLDHCADRISKGFSRIYQARFLRDLRQYVEHKQQAFLRQGRREELARLAALETLQGMKTFWDFDGRVTAPLHGFESADDYYQRCSSAFFVEHLRIPTLIVHAQDDPFIYPQSVPNAETLPSYVTLELHASGGHVGFIEGPPWRPRYYLEHRLPDWLQSQVFSQGVSDNANALLC from the coding sequence ATGCTTTCACCTCCGTCTTCACCTCTGCCTCCATTTCGATCTTCACGCTGGTTGCATGGGGGACATTTGCAAACGCTCTATAGTCCGCTATGGCGGACATCGCCTCGATTACAACGTCGAAGAGAGCGGATGACACTTCAAGACGGCGATTTTATTGATGTGGATTGGTATGGGCCTGAGAGTGAGTCGGCGCACTGTGTACTGCTGCTTCATGGCCTAACTGGCAGCTCTTCTTCACTGTATATCCTTGGGCAACGGCAGGCGTTAGCGGCGCGCGGCTGGCAGAGCGTGGCTGTTAATTGGCGCGGCTGCTCTGGTGAGCCAAATCATCGCGCCAGGGGATATCACTCTGGCACGAGTGAGGACTTGGCGGATGTGGTTAATCAACTTGCGTTCCGCTATCCAAATAAACTGTTGGCTGCGATTGGTTACTCATTGGGTGGCAATGTGTTGCTCAAGTATTTGGGCGAAGAGGGTAGCAATACTCCGTTGAAGGCGGCGGTAGCGGTATCGGTACCGTTTCGTCTAGACCACTGTGCAGACCGAATAAGTAAAGGCTTTTCCAGAATTTATCAGGCTCGTTTCCTGCGCGACCTGCGCCAGTATGTTGAACATAAACAACAGGCGTTTTTACGCCAAGGGCGAAGGGAAGAGCTGGCGCGTTTAGCAGCGCTTGAAACGTTACAAGGTATGAAGACATTTTGGGACTTCGATGGCCGCGTTACTGCGCCATTGCATGGCTTTGAAAGTGCCGACGACTATTACCAACGCTGCAGCAGTGCTTTCTTTGTGGAGCACCTTCGTATTCCAACGCTCATTGTGCATGCCCAAGATGACCCTTTTATCTATCCTCAGAGCGTTCCAAATGCTGAAACCCTGCCAAGTTATGTCACGTTGGAGCTTCATGCCTCGGGTGGCCATGTGGGCTTTATAGAGGGGCCTCCGTGGCGGCCGCGTTATTATCTTGAGCACCGATTGCCTGACTGGCTGCAATCGCAGGTTTTCAGTCAGGGTGTGTCGGATAACGCTAACGCACTACTATGCTAA
- a CDS encoding aldo/keto reductase, whose translation MSAFFDRLNGVSSPRIGLGCMNLSHGYGQHVPEKKALRVLEGAFEMGYRHFDTATLYGGTANERLLGLALQTKRHQLFLASKCGMALDVETGKRIIDGRPDTLRRQCEESLSRLKTDYLDIYYLHRLDRSVAIEESVGALGRLVEEGKIGAVGLSEISAETLRKGNAEYPVAAVQSEYSLWTRNPDIALKDVCAELGAALVAFSPLGRGFLTGSVEESTQFSMGDMRAGMPRFSKDNLPHNIALLDDVKAIASRLEISPAQLALAWLNAQGHHIVPIPGSCSVTHMRENLHAETVTLEATIVTKLNGMLMPDQVAGARYSDAQQADIDTEEFVD comes from the coding sequence ATGTCCGCGTTCTTCGACCGCTTAAACGGTGTCTCGTCTCCTCGTATTGGGTTGGGGTGCATGAATCTATCCCATGGCTATGGACAGCACGTGCCAGAAAAAAAAGCGCTTCGGGTATTGGAAGGAGCCTTCGAGATGGGATACCGTCATTTTGATACGGCGACTCTCTATGGTGGAACAGCAAATGAGCGGTTGTTGGGGCTCGCTTTGCAAACAAAAAGGCATCAACTGTTTCTCGCTAGCAAGTGTGGAATGGCATTGGATGTTGAAACAGGGAAACGCATCATCGATGGTCGCCCTGATACGTTGCGTCGCCAGTGTGAAGAGAGTTTGTCACGACTGAAAACGGATTATCTAGATATATACTACCTACATCGTCTAGACCGCAGTGTTGCCATTGAAGAGAGTGTTGGGGCGCTGGGCCGACTAGTGGAAGAGGGTAAAATTGGCGCAGTTGGTTTATCTGAGATATCGGCAGAAACACTTCGAAAAGGCAATGCGGAATACCCTGTTGCCGCAGTACAGTCAGAATACTCACTCTGGACACGTAATCCTGACATTGCCCTGAAGGATGTATGCGCGGAGCTTGGTGCCGCCTTGGTGGCGTTCAGTCCACTTGGTCGTGGTTTTTTGACGGGGTCAGTGGAAGAAAGTACGCAGTTTTCGATGGGGGATATGCGCGCCGGAATGCCTCGCTTTAGTAAAGACAATCTACCCCATAATATAGCTTTGTTGGATGACGTTAAGGCAATTGCTAGCCGTCTTGAGATATCCCCCGCTCAGCTGGCGCTAGCTTGGCTAAACGCCCAGGGCCATCATATTGTTCCGATTCCTGGTTCCTGCTCGGTGACGCACATGCGCGAAAATTTGCATGCTGAAACAGTCACTTTAGAGGCCACAATAGTGACCAAGTTAAATGGCATGCTAATGCCAGACCAAGTTGCTGGCGCTCGTTACAGTGACGCGCAACAAGCCGATATTGATACCGAAGAGTTTGTGGATTGA
- a CDS encoding dienelactone hydrolase family protein, whose protein sequence is MRYKIPLTVVTFGVITFASPAYSFTAGGEDIRYEVDGEAYEGYFISAGDNTKGSVLIIHDWDGIDDYERQRADMLAAEGYDAFAIDLFGAGNRPQATEDKQAATRALYEDREQMRHLTLAGLEQARKEGAAQQTVIMGYCFGGAVALEIARSGDADDIAAYTSFHGGLDTPEGQSYDSDTPPIYIAHGGADTSVSLDDVTTLATALEQAGITYEVGIYSGAPHAFSVFGSDRYHERADERSWETFKQWLNEML, encoded by the coding sequence ATGCGCTATAAAATTCCCCTGACCGTCGTCACATTTGGCGTTATTACCTTCGCCTCTCCCGCTTACAGCTTCACTGCTGGCGGTGAAGACATTCGTTACGAAGTCGATGGTGAAGCCTACGAAGGCTACTTTATATCTGCTGGTGACAATACAAAAGGCAGCGTGCTAATCATTCACGACTGGGATGGCATCGATGACTACGAACGTCAACGTGCTGATATGTTAGCGGCCGAGGGCTATGATGCGTTTGCCATTGACTTATTTGGCGCAGGCAACCGGCCTCAGGCAACAGAAGACAAACAAGCGGCAACACGCGCACTTTACGAAGATCGTGAACAAATGCGGCATTTGACTCTAGCGGGATTGGAACAGGCAAGGAAAGAGGGTGCAGCCCAACAAACCGTTATCATGGGCTATTGCTTTGGAGGTGCCGTGGCATTAGAAATTGCGCGCTCAGGAGATGCTGACGATATCGCAGCCTATACCAGCTTTCATGGTGGTTTAGACACGCCTGAAGGCCAGTCTTATGACAGTGATACACCGCCCATTTATATTGCTCATGGTGGTGCTGATACGTCGGTTAGCTTAGATGATGTAACAACGCTAGCAACAGCGTTAGAACAAGCTGGGATCACCTACGAGGTCGGCATCTATTCGGGTGCACCTCACGCATTTAGTGTATTTGGCAGTGACCGTTACCATGAGCGGGCAGACGAACGCTCGTGGGAAACCTTTAAACAGTGGCTGAATGAGATGTTGTAA
- a CDS encoding Bax inhibitor-1/YccA family protein has translation MAFNDSNTARAQTRSEVSSVSANKVLRNTYALLAMTLLFSAVTAGASVAMGIQQMNIFVFFIGAYGLMFLVHKTANSAAGLLATFAFTGFMGFTLGPIISAYLTLPNGGALIMNALAMTGLTFIGLSAVALTTKKDFSFLGNFLMAGAIVLILAMVAGLIFNIPALSLMVSAGFVLFASAAILYQTSEIVHRAGETNYILATVTLYVSIYNLFISLLSILGIMSND, from the coding sequence ATGGCTTTTAACGATTCGAACACGGCGAGAGCGCAAACGCGCAGCGAAGTAAGTAGTGTTAGCGCTAACAAAGTTCTGCGTAACACTTATGCGCTATTGGCCATGACATTGCTATTCTCCGCGGTCACCGCTGGTGCCTCCGTAGCAATGGGCATCCAACAAATGAACATTTTTGTGTTCTTTATTGGTGCATACGGCCTGATGTTCCTGGTTCATAAAACGGCCAATTCAGCAGCTGGATTGTTGGCTACTTTCGCATTCACTGGATTTATGGGCTTCACGCTTGGTCCAATCATTTCCGCCTATCTTACGTTGCCTAACGGTGGCGCGTTGATAATGAATGCATTGGCAATGACTGGTTTGACGTTTATCGGCCTTTCTGCGGTTGCATTAACCACCAAGAAAGACTTCAGCTTTTTAGGTAATTTCCTAATGGCTGGCGCCATTGTATTGATTTTGGCAATGGTAGCTGGGCTGATCTTCAACATCCCTGCGCTTTCATTGATGGTTTCTGCTGGTTTTGTGCTGTTTGCATCAGCTGCGATTCTCTACCAAACCAGTGAAATTGTTCATCGGGCAGGAGAGACCAACTATATTCTCGCAACTGTCACGCTTTATGTTTCCATTTATAATCTGTTTATCAGTCTTCTCTCGATACTAGGCATTATGAGTAACGACTGA